The genomic interval GGCGCCAGAGATGCTCTGGACGGCGCCGCGCCACAGCGTCGGCATCGCCAGCGTCTTGACGTAATCGCCGTTGATGAGTTGCTCCTCTGCGCCGTGCAGCACCGCGAGCGGCCGGGTCAGGCCGGCGATAACCGCGACCTCGTCGCGAAAGCCGCCCGGCGTGATGCTTGCGCCGAGATTCTTGCGAGCGTGGCCGTCCGTTCGCAGCACGTCGTCGATCATGAAAGCCGGCAGATCGGCGACGCCGGGTCTGAAGGCCGCGGCGACATAGCCCCGCGCCTGCTTTTCGGAAAGCTCGCGCGAAAAGGTGCAGGCCATCGCCGGATGCATCAGGAATGCCTGCTTGACCGCGGGCGGAAACCCAAACGGCGGCGTGCCGAAGATCGCAAAACCCCTGGCCTGCGGTAGGTCGGGCGCGGCCTCCAGCACGATATGTCCGCCGAGGCTCCAGCCGACGAAAACCGCATCCGTGGCGTCAAGATGCGCGACGATATCGTGCAGCACGCGTGCATAGCCCGGCAGGGTGTAGGTCGCGGCGGGATCGGCCGCATCGTCGGACTCGCCGTGGCCCGGCAA from Nitrobacter sp. NHB1 carries:
- a CDS encoding alpha/beta fold hydrolase, with product MRRDIHYFEFSEIRGSDATLTHIASGTREAAALFRSRRFQVIFPPQHHHNRRFDRMATGSITTDAGRIAYRQSAGTGSAIVLVHGNSASSKAFARQLDGHLGRTHRMIAFDLPGHGESDDAADPAATYTLPGYARVLHDIVAHLDATDAVFVGWSLGGHIVLEAAPDLPQARGFAIFGTPPFGFPPAVKQAFLMHPAMACTFSRELSEKQARGYVAAAFRPGVADLPAFMIDDVLRTDGHARKNLGASITPGGFRDEVAVIAGLTRPLAVLHGAEEQLINGDYVKTLAMPTLWRGAVQSISGAGHIPQWEQAETFNTLLDDFARDCGQRRS